A region of Haliotis asinina isolate JCU_RB_2024 chromosome 9, JCU_Hal_asi_v2, whole genome shotgun sequence DNA encodes the following proteins:
- the LOC137295971 gene encoding protein rolling stone-like, whose amino-acid sequence MAHASYGRINSNSSSEKEEPSWRQIDAATLTCGQRIREEFRVRSFFLGHDNPGLFGRAQCGPSVIYLIWRLIWAVYHVTAISVSGFLTQFYATREENRIKWFIFLTNWCYLILTCSAILDLIVSVHFYVNKQSFLKGAEAPMPWYCKVLWVQVTISNAIGIEISLVYWLLLHDFNNSFYGYRILPFLTHGINVIYIVLNLMVTAMPVRLLHFYQPAVFGIVYVLFSVVYTVCGGSNDLDEPYIYSILDWNNSATFAGILTSGAVVGAMFVHVVIYLIHLLRIFMFRCSRSDGEVMV is encoded by the exons ATGGCACATGCGTCCTATGGCAGGATTAACTCTAACT CGTCAAGCGAGAAGGAAGAACCGTCATGGCGGCAGATCGATGCGGCGACCTTGACCTGTGGGCAAAGAATTAGGGAGGAGTTTCGGGTTCGGAGCTTCTTCCTAGGTCATGACAACCCTGGATTGTTTGGACGGGCCCAG TGTGGTCCGTCCGTCATCTACCTCATCTGGAGACTGATCTGGGCTGTATATCACGTGACCGCCATCTCAGTATCGGGTTTTCTCAcgcagttttacgccactcgaGAAGAAAACAGAATCAAATGGTTTATCTTTCTGACAAATTGGTGTTATCTAATCCTCACTTGCTCCGCCATATTGGATCTCATTGTCTCAGTACATTTCTACGTCAACAAGCAGAGCTTCCTTAAAG GGGCGGAAGCGCCGATGCCGTGGTACTGCAAGGTATTATGGGTACAAGTCACCATCAGCAACGCTATCGGGATCGAGATAAGCCTGGTGTACTGGCTCCTACTCCATGACT tcaaCAATAGTTTCTACGGCTACCGCATCCTCCCATTCCTCACTCACGGAATTAATGTCATCTACATTGTCCTCAACCTCATGGTCACGGCAATGCCTGTACGACTTCTACATTTCTACCAGCCAGCCGTTTTCGGAATCGTATACGTTCTCTTCAGCGTTGTTTACACTGTCTGCGGTGGCAGTAACGACCTCGACGAGCCCTACATCTATTCCATCCTCGACTGGAATAACTCGGCAACGTTTGCAGGAATACTAACAAGTGGGGCCGTTGTTGGAGCCATGTTTGTGCATGTCGTAATATATTTAATTCATCTTTTGCGAATTTTCATGTTCAGGTGTTCAAGATCAGATGGTGAAGTCATGGTCTGA